A stretch of DNA from Halioglobus japonicus:
CTCACCGATAGCAAACGGCGCATAAGAAGCGTAGGGGTAACCGTCCGCATCAATACTGGCCAACTGCAAACTCTTGCGCGCATCAATAAAGTCTCTCACCTCGGTACTGAGGCGAACCTGCATTGCTTTGTTTTTCATAGTTTTCCTTACGCTGCGACCTTGAGTTGATCGCGGATCATGTTGAATTTTTCGAGCTGTGCGGCAAAAACCTCACCTTGCTCGTCGCGCCCGAGAAAGACCTTGAACAGGTTTTCACCGCTGGCGTTATTAAAGGTAAACGCATAACTTGCGCGCCCACGATGGAGTTTGTCCTGAAAGCCGATCGATGCGATGGCGTCGAGGCGGATGTGGCCTTCAAAGCCACCCGAGGTACAGCCATCGAGGTTGTAGAACCCCATGCCAATGTCACCGGCGGGGAAACTGCCTTTGAACTCAAACACACAGCCACCATGGAGGATAACCGTGGTCAATTTTCCCCAGGTGGCCACTTCGCGCAGCAGCGCCTCGGCCTCACTGCCCGCAAGTGCGGGCGCTGATTCATGACCCATGTCGATCACTCCTAGAAACGATATCGCGCGCTGAAAATCACTTCGCGGCCAGCGGAGTAAAGCTGTTCCCAGGCCTGGCGATAGTATTTGTCTTCGAGGTTGTTAACAGACAGATCGAAGCGCACGCCTTCAACTGCCTGTGGCTGCCAGCTGAGATACAGATCGGTAACGCCATAGCTGTCATAAACCGTGCCACCCACATTTTCTTCGTAATCCGTACGCGCCTGGTCATCGGCGTATACGTAACGCACGCCGGCCAGCATATTGATGGATTCAAAACCAAAGGACGCATCAAGCTTCCAGGTATCGGCAGGAATATTGGTGAGGTCTTCACCGGTATTGTCATCTTCGCCGCGCACCTGTCCGTAAGAGGCTTTCAGTGCGAGAGGCCCACGCAGGTAGGCTGCAGAGATCTCCGCACCTTCCAGGATGGCTTCATCAACATTAAACCAGGAGGTAGTGCCCGGATCGAAGCGGGTAAAGTCCGGGAACGCCACGACCTGTTCGATGAAGTTGTCGACATTGTTTTGGAACACTGCCGCTTCCACGTGAATAACATCGGCGCCAAGCGTGTCCGCGAAAGCCATCTTGGCATTCAACTCCGTGTTAGCTGCCTCTTCTGGCTCGAGCTCTGGATTGGGTTCAAAGGTATTGCAAAAACCGGGGAACATGCAGAAGTGATAACCGGTGCTGTACAACTCCTCGGAACCCGGCGCGCGGAAAGCACGATCGTGACGCACGCTGAGAACCAACCAATCTGCTGCATCCCAGACAATCGCTGCCGACGGTGAAGTGGCGCTGTCACTGGAGCTGGCATCGAGATTTTTCGCCTCGGTTTCGAAATCGTCGTAGCGCAATCCGAACTCCAGGTTCCAGGCATCCGCCAGTGGCACCTCCGCCAGGCCATACACGCTCCAGGATGTGGTCTGAGCTTCCGGCGGCTGTGGGCGATTTTCGCCGCCGCGCGCGGTGTCGAAATCTTCAATGTAGGTATCGATTCCGTAGAGCAGACGCGTATTACCCAACAGGCTCTGGTTGGTCAGATTGAAGCCCCAGGTGTCAATCTCTGTGGTATCCGCGCGGCCGTCGGCGACGCGGACCTCATCCATCTCTACCTGATTGTTATACAAACGGGCCTCGAGGTTCAGCCAGTCGTTACCTGCATCCAGGCGATAGGATAGGTTGGTGTTGTCGGTGGTCTGCTTGCGGTCAATCATGAAGTTGCTGGTGCCATTGAGCTCTGCAGCGGCATTGGTCGGGACCGCACCGTCCCAGTCAGAGTGACGATAGGCGAGCTCAATATCCTGGCCCTCTGCAAGGTTCCAGTTCAGTTTACCCATCGCCCCCCAGGACTCAGACTCTGAACCCAGCAGTTCTTGACCATTACCCATTTCGAGATGGTCGCTATCGCGTCCATAGCCGCTCACAAGCCAGCCAAAGTCACCTTGCTTGCCGGCGAGGGCCATAGTGGCCGTGGCACCGTCGTTATTGTCGTTGTAACCACCCTTCGCAAAACCGCCCAACCCGCTGTCACCGTCGACCAGATCGTCAGCGTTAATCGTGTTCTGCGCGACCACCCCGCCGATGGCACCGGATCCCCAGAGACTACTCGCCGGACCGCGCACCGCCTCAACGGACTTGACCAACTCTGGATCGAGGAAATAACTGGGACGATGGCCAGACTCGAAGTTTTGTCGGGCGCCATCGATAGTCTGCAATACTTTGTTGCCAGTCAGGCCTCGCACGTTAACCGTCTGGTTGGCCGCTCGAGGCCCACCACTGGTTGTGATGTTCGGCGAGTACGCCAGGGCTTCAGCAATTGACTTGGGCTGAATTTGCAAGAGCTCTTCCTGGTCCACCACAGCGATACTACGCGCCACCTCATTGAGCGGCTTTTCGATACGCGTTGCGGTTACGACAACAGTTTCCAGGGCGGCTTGCTGCTCGCTGACAGTCTCTTCGGCCCAGGACGGGTTAACCGCCGCAGCGACGGCGGTCACCATGGTTAGTGATTTGAATACCCCACATTTGTGCATCGCTCGATCTCCTGTGTATTGGGATTGCGTGTTGGAAAGGCCGGCAATCTAGCAGCGAATTCCCCACATGTAAATGATAATGATTCTTATTGTATTTATTATTTGCAAAAAGTACTATGAGCTCGCTCACCCACACAGGGCCTGACAGGCCTTCGACGAAAATTGGAGTACTACGAATGCAACGCGGATTTATGGCACTGATGTTCGGCCTGGTGCTGGCCGTCTCTTTTGGCGTCCACGCCCAACCTCGCGTGATCAGCACCGACGGCGGTGCTACGCAGATTCTGTTCGCGCTTAACGTGGA
This window harbors:
- the hutX gene encoding heme utilization cystosolic carrier protein HutX; this translates as MGHESAPALAGSEAEALLREVATWGKLTTVILHGGCVFEFKGSFPAGDIGMGFYNLDGCTSGGFEGHIRLDAIASIGFQDKLHRGRASYAFTFNNASGENLFKVFLGRDEQGEVFAAQLEKFNMIRDQLKVAA
- a CDS encoding TonB-dependent hemoglobin/transferrin/lactoferrin family receptor, with protein sequence MHKCGVFKSLTMVTAVAAAVNPSWAEETVSEQQAALETVVVTATRIEKPLNEVARSIAVVDQEELLQIQPKSIAEALAYSPNITTSGGPRAANQTVNVRGLTGNKVLQTIDGARQNFESGHRPSYFLDPELVKSVEAVRGPASSLWGSGAIGGVVAQNTINADDLVDGDSGLGGFAKGGYNDNNDGATATMALAGKQGDFGWLVSGYGRDSDHLEMGNGQELLGSESESWGAMGKLNWNLAEGQDIELAYRHSDWDGAVPTNAAAELNGTSNFMIDRKQTTDNTNLSYRLDAGNDWLNLEARLYNNQVEMDEVRVADGRADTTEIDTWGFNLTNQSLLGNTRLLYGIDTYIEDFDTARGGENRPQPPEAQTTSWSVYGLAEVPLADAWNLEFGLRYDDFETEAKNLDASSSDSATSPSAAIVWDAADWLVLSVRHDRAFRAPGSEELYSTGYHFCMFPGFCNTFEPNPELEPEEAANTELNAKMAFADTLGADVIHVEAAVFQNNVDNFIEQVVAFPDFTRFDPGTTSWFNVDEAILEGAEISAAYLRGPLALKASYGQVRGEDDNTGEDLTNIPADTWKLDASFGFESINMLAGVRYVYADDQARTDYEENVGGTVYDSYGVTDLYLSWQPQAVEGVRFDLSVNNLEDKYYRQAWEQLYSAGREVIFSARYRF